One segment of Trachemys scripta elegans isolate TJP31775 chromosome 1, CAS_Tse_1.0, whole genome shotgun sequence DNA contains the following:
- the GPM6B gene encoding neuronal membrane glycoprotein M6-b isoform X7, which yields MKPAMETAAEENTEQSQEKKVITRPEMEIGRYHWMYRSSRPHQYHHVPALRGNISPLGIQGCFECCIKCLGGVPYASLVATILCFSGVALFCGCGHVALTGTVSILEQHFSTNSSDHALLSEVIQLMQYVIYGIASFFFLYGIILLAEGFYTTSAVKELHGEFKTTACGRCISGMFVFLTYVLGVSWLGVFGFSAVPVFMFYNIWSTCEVIKSLQTNMTVPGDQICVDVRQYGIIPWNAVPGRVCGPILENICNTNEFYMSYHLFIVACAGAGATVIALLIYMMATTYNYAVLKFKSREDCCTKF from the exons TGATCACCAGACCAGAAATGGAAATTGGCAGGTACCACTGGATGTACAGGAGTTCAAGGCCACACCagtaccatcatgtgccagcattgAGAGGCAATATTAGTCCTTTGGGGATTCAAG GTTGCTTTGAATGTTGCATTAAGTGCCTGGGAGGAGTTCCATATGCTTCACTGGTGGCAACCATTCTCTGCTTTTCTGGGGTAGCATTGTTTTGTGGCTGTGGTCATGTGGCTCTCACTGGAACTGTATCTATCCTTGAACAACACTTCTCCACAAACTCCAGTGACCATGCTTTGCTGAGTGAAGT CATACAGCTAATGCAGTATGTAATCTATGGCAttgcatcattttttttcttatatggaATAATCCTTTTGGCGGAAGGTTTTTATACAACAAGTGCTGTGAAGGAACTGCATGGTGAGTTCAAAACAACAGCCTGTGGCCGATGCATCAGTGGAATG TTTGTTTTCCTCACATATGTGCTTGGAGTGTCCTGGCTTGGGGTCTTTGGCTTTTCTGCTGTGCCTGTCTTTATGTTCTATAACATATGGTCAACTTGTGAAGTCATCAAATCACTCCAGACAAATATGACCGTTCCAGGGGACCAGATCTGCGTGGATGTCAGGCAATACG GTATCATCCCTTGGAATGCTGTACCAGGCAGGGTTTGTGGTCCAATTTTAGAGAACATCTGCAACACAAATGAG TTCTACATGTCCTATCACCTGTTCATTGTGGCCTGTGCTGGAGCTGGTGCCACTGTCATAGCCCTG CTGATCTACATGATGGCTACCACATATAACTATGCTGTTTTGAAGTTTAAGAGTCGGGAAGATTGCTGCACTAAATTCTAA
- the GPM6B gene encoding neuronal membrane glycoprotein M6-b isoform X1 has protein sequence MVITRPEMEIGRYHWMYRSSRPHQYHHVPALRGNISPLGIQGCFECCIKCLGGVPYASLVATILCFSGVALFCGCGHVALTGTVSILEQHFSTNSSDHALLSEVIQLMQYVIYGIASFFFLYGIILLAEGFYTTSAVKELHGEFKTTACGRCISGMFVFLTYVLGVSWLGVFGFSAVPVFMFYNIWSTCEVIKSLQTNMTVPGDQICVDVRQYGIIPWNAVPGRVCGPILENICNTNEFYMSYHLFIVACAGAGATVIALIHFLMILSSNWAYLKDASKMQAYQDIKAKEEQELQDIQSRSKEQLNSYT, from the exons TGATCACCAGACCAGAAATGGAAATTGGCAGGTACCACTGGATGTACAGGAGTTCAAGGCCACACCagtaccatcatgtgccagcattgAGAGGCAATATTAGTCCTTTGGGGATTCAAG GTTGCTTTGAATGTTGCATTAAGTGCCTGGGAGGAGTTCCATATGCTTCACTGGTGGCAACCATTCTCTGCTTTTCTGGGGTAGCATTGTTTTGTGGCTGTGGTCATGTGGCTCTCACTGGAACTGTATCTATCCTTGAACAACACTTCTCCACAAACTCCAGTGACCATGCTTTGCTGAGTGAAGT CATACAGCTAATGCAGTATGTAATCTATGGCAttgcatcattttttttcttatatggaATAATCCTTTTGGCGGAAGGTTTTTATACAACAAGTGCTGTGAAGGAACTGCATGGTGAGTTCAAAACAACAGCCTGTGGCCGATGCATCAGTGGAATG TTTGTTTTCCTCACATATGTGCTTGGAGTGTCCTGGCTTGGGGTCTTTGGCTTTTCTGCTGTGCCTGTCTTTATGTTCTATAACATATGGTCAACTTGTGAAGTCATCAAATCACTCCAGACAAATATGACCGTTCCAGGGGACCAGATCTGCGTGGATGTCAGGCAATACG GTATCATCCCTTGGAATGCTGTACCAGGCAGGGTTTGTGGTCCAATTTTAGAGAACATCTGCAACACAAATGAG TTCTACATGTCCTATCACCTGTTCATTGTGGCCTGTGCTGGAGCTGGTGCCACTGTCATAGCCCTG ATCCACTTCCTCATGATACTGTCTTCTAACTGGGCCTACTTAAAGGATGCAAGCAAAATGCAAGCTTACCAAGATATCAAAGCAAAAGAAGAGCAGGAGCTTCAAGATATCCAGTCTCGGTCAAAAGAGCAACTCAATTCTTACACATAA
- the GPM6B gene encoding neuronal membrane glycoprotein M6-b isoform X3: MVITRPEMEIGRYHWMYRSSRPHQYHHVPALRGNISPLGIQGCFECCIKCLGGVPYASLVATILCFSGVALFCGCGHVALTGTVSILEQHFSTNSSDHALLSEVIQLMQYVIYGIASFFFLYGIILLAEGFYTTSAVKELHGEFKTTACGRCISGMFVFLTYVLGVSWLGVFGFSAVPVFMFYNIWSTCEVIKSLQTNMTVPGDQICVDVRQYGIIPWNAVPGRVCGPILENICNTNEFYMSYHLFIVACAGAGATVIALLIYMMATTYNYAVLKFKSREDCCTKF, from the exons TGATCACCAGACCAGAAATGGAAATTGGCAGGTACCACTGGATGTACAGGAGTTCAAGGCCACACCagtaccatcatgtgccagcattgAGAGGCAATATTAGTCCTTTGGGGATTCAAG GTTGCTTTGAATGTTGCATTAAGTGCCTGGGAGGAGTTCCATATGCTTCACTGGTGGCAACCATTCTCTGCTTTTCTGGGGTAGCATTGTTTTGTGGCTGTGGTCATGTGGCTCTCACTGGAACTGTATCTATCCTTGAACAACACTTCTCCACAAACTCCAGTGACCATGCTTTGCTGAGTGAAGT CATACAGCTAATGCAGTATGTAATCTATGGCAttgcatcattttttttcttatatggaATAATCCTTTTGGCGGAAGGTTTTTATACAACAAGTGCTGTGAAGGAACTGCATGGTGAGTTCAAAACAACAGCCTGTGGCCGATGCATCAGTGGAATG TTTGTTTTCCTCACATATGTGCTTGGAGTGTCCTGGCTTGGGGTCTTTGGCTTTTCTGCTGTGCCTGTCTTTATGTTCTATAACATATGGTCAACTTGTGAAGTCATCAAATCACTCCAGACAAATATGACCGTTCCAGGGGACCAGATCTGCGTGGATGTCAGGCAATACG GTATCATCCCTTGGAATGCTGTACCAGGCAGGGTTTGTGGTCCAATTTTAGAGAACATCTGCAACACAAATGAG TTCTACATGTCCTATCACCTGTTCATTGTGGCCTGTGCTGGAGCTGGTGCCACTGTCATAGCCCTG CTGATCTACATGATGGCTACCACATATAACTATGCTGTTTTGAAGTTTAAGAGTCGGGAAGATTGCTGCACTAAATTCTAA
- the GPM6B gene encoding neuronal membrane glycoprotein M6-b isoform X6, whose protein sequence is MKPAMETAAEENTEQSQEKKVITRPEMEIGRYHWMYRSSRPHQYHHVPALRGNISPLGIQGCFECCIKCLGGVPYASLVATILCFSGVALFCGCGHVALTGTVSILEQHFSTNSSDHALLSEVIQLMQYVIYGIASFFFLYGIILLAEGFYTTSAVKELHGEFKTTACGRCISGMFVFLTYVLGVSWLGVFGFSAVPVFMFYNIWSTCEVIKSLQTNMTVPGDQICVDVRQYGIIPWNAVPGRVCGPILENICNTNEFYMSYHLFIVACAGAGATVIALIHFLMILSSNWAYLKDASKMQAYQDIKAKEEQELQDIQSRSKEQLNSYT, encoded by the exons TGATCACCAGACCAGAAATGGAAATTGGCAGGTACCACTGGATGTACAGGAGTTCAAGGCCACACCagtaccatcatgtgccagcattgAGAGGCAATATTAGTCCTTTGGGGATTCAAG GTTGCTTTGAATGTTGCATTAAGTGCCTGGGAGGAGTTCCATATGCTTCACTGGTGGCAACCATTCTCTGCTTTTCTGGGGTAGCATTGTTTTGTGGCTGTGGTCATGTGGCTCTCACTGGAACTGTATCTATCCTTGAACAACACTTCTCCACAAACTCCAGTGACCATGCTTTGCTGAGTGAAGT CATACAGCTAATGCAGTATGTAATCTATGGCAttgcatcattttttttcttatatggaATAATCCTTTTGGCGGAAGGTTTTTATACAACAAGTGCTGTGAAGGAACTGCATGGTGAGTTCAAAACAACAGCCTGTGGCCGATGCATCAGTGGAATG TTTGTTTTCCTCACATATGTGCTTGGAGTGTCCTGGCTTGGGGTCTTTGGCTTTTCTGCTGTGCCTGTCTTTATGTTCTATAACATATGGTCAACTTGTGAAGTCATCAAATCACTCCAGACAAATATGACCGTTCCAGGGGACCAGATCTGCGTGGATGTCAGGCAATACG GTATCATCCCTTGGAATGCTGTACCAGGCAGGGTTTGTGGTCCAATTTTAGAGAACATCTGCAACACAAATGAG TTCTACATGTCCTATCACCTGTTCATTGTGGCCTGTGCTGGAGCTGGTGCCACTGTCATAGCCCTG ATCCACTTCCTCATGATACTGTCTTCTAACTGGGCCTACTTAAAGGATGCAAGCAAAATGCAAGCTTACCAAGATATCAAAGCAAAAGAAGAGCAGGAGCTTCAAGATATCCAGTCTCGGTCAAAAGAGCAACTCAATTCTTACACATAA
- the GPM6B gene encoding neuronal membrane glycoprotein M6-b isoform X2, giving the protein MKPAMETAAEENTEQSQEKKGCFECCIKCLGGVPYASLVATILCFSGVALFCGCGHVALTGTVSILEQHFSTNSSDHALLSEVIQLMQYVIYGIASFFFLYGIILLAEGFYTTSAVKELHGEFKTTACGRCISGMFVFLTYVLGVSWLGVFGFSAVPVFMFYNIWSTCEVIKSLQTNMTVPGDQICVDVRQYGIIPWNAVPGRVCGPILENICNTNEFYMSYHLFIVACAGAGATVIALIHFLMILSSNWAYLKDASKMQAYQDIKAKEEQELQDIQSRSKEQLNSYT; this is encoded by the exons GTTGCTTTGAATGTTGCATTAAGTGCCTGGGAGGAGTTCCATATGCTTCACTGGTGGCAACCATTCTCTGCTTTTCTGGGGTAGCATTGTTTTGTGGCTGTGGTCATGTGGCTCTCACTGGAACTGTATCTATCCTTGAACAACACTTCTCCACAAACTCCAGTGACCATGCTTTGCTGAGTGAAGT CATACAGCTAATGCAGTATGTAATCTATGGCAttgcatcattttttttcttatatggaATAATCCTTTTGGCGGAAGGTTTTTATACAACAAGTGCTGTGAAGGAACTGCATGGTGAGTTCAAAACAACAGCCTGTGGCCGATGCATCAGTGGAATG TTTGTTTTCCTCACATATGTGCTTGGAGTGTCCTGGCTTGGGGTCTTTGGCTTTTCTGCTGTGCCTGTCTTTATGTTCTATAACATATGGTCAACTTGTGAAGTCATCAAATCACTCCAGACAAATATGACCGTTCCAGGGGACCAGATCTGCGTGGATGTCAGGCAATACG GTATCATCCCTTGGAATGCTGTACCAGGCAGGGTTTGTGGTCCAATTTTAGAGAACATCTGCAACACAAATGAG TTCTACATGTCCTATCACCTGTTCATTGTGGCCTGTGCTGGAGCTGGTGCCACTGTCATAGCCCTG ATCCACTTCCTCATGATACTGTCTTCTAACTGGGCCTACTTAAAGGATGCAAGCAAAATGCAAGCTTACCAAGATATCAAAGCAAAAGAAGAGCAGGAGCTTCAAGATATCCAGTCTCGGTCAAAAGAGCAACTCAATTCTTACACATAA
- the GPM6B gene encoding neuronal membrane glycoprotein M6-b isoform X5 has translation MKPAMETAAEENTEQSQEKKGCFECCIKCLGGVPYASLVATILCFSGVALFCGCGHVALTGTVSILEQHFSTNSSDHALLSEVIQLMQYVIYGIASFFFLYGIILLAEGFYTTSAVKELHGEFKTTACGRCISGMFVFLTYVLGVSWLGVFGFSAVPVFMFYNIWSTCEVIKSLQTNMTVPGDQICVDVRQYGIIPWNAVPGRVCGPILENICNTNEFYMSYHLFIVACAGAGATVIALLIYMMATTYNYAVLKFKSREDCCTKF, from the exons GTTGCTTTGAATGTTGCATTAAGTGCCTGGGAGGAGTTCCATATGCTTCACTGGTGGCAACCATTCTCTGCTTTTCTGGGGTAGCATTGTTTTGTGGCTGTGGTCATGTGGCTCTCACTGGAACTGTATCTATCCTTGAACAACACTTCTCCACAAACTCCAGTGACCATGCTTTGCTGAGTGAAGT CATACAGCTAATGCAGTATGTAATCTATGGCAttgcatcattttttttcttatatggaATAATCCTTTTGGCGGAAGGTTTTTATACAACAAGTGCTGTGAAGGAACTGCATGGTGAGTTCAAAACAACAGCCTGTGGCCGATGCATCAGTGGAATG TTTGTTTTCCTCACATATGTGCTTGGAGTGTCCTGGCTTGGGGTCTTTGGCTTTTCTGCTGTGCCTGTCTTTATGTTCTATAACATATGGTCAACTTGTGAAGTCATCAAATCACTCCAGACAAATATGACCGTTCCAGGGGACCAGATCTGCGTGGATGTCAGGCAATACG GTATCATCCCTTGGAATGCTGTACCAGGCAGGGTTTGTGGTCCAATTTTAGAGAACATCTGCAACACAAATGAG TTCTACATGTCCTATCACCTGTTCATTGTGGCCTGTGCTGGAGCTGGTGCCACTGTCATAGCCCTG CTGATCTACATGATGGCTACCACATATAACTATGCTGTTTTGAAGTTTAAGAGTCGGGAAGATTGCTGCACTAAATTCTAA
- the GPM6B gene encoding neuronal membrane glycoprotein M6-b isoform X4, with protein MGCFECCIKCLGGVPYASLVATILCFSGVALFCGCGHVALTGTVSILEQHFSTNSSDHALLSEVIQLMQYVIYGIASFFFLYGIILLAEGFYTTSAVKELHGEFKTTACGRCISGMFVFLTYVLGVSWLGVFGFSAVPVFMFYNIWSTCEVIKSLQTNMTVPGDQICVDVRQYGIIPWNAVPGRVCGPILENICNTNEFYMSYHLFIVACAGAGATVIALIHFLMILSSNWAYLKDASKMQAYQDIKAKEEQELQDIQSRSKEQLNSYT; from the exons GTTGCTTTGAATGTTGCATTAAGTGCCTGGGAGGAGTTCCATATGCTTCACTGGTGGCAACCATTCTCTGCTTTTCTGGGGTAGCATTGTTTTGTGGCTGTGGTCATGTGGCTCTCACTGGAACTGTATCTATCCTTGAACAACACTTCTCCACAAACTCCAGTGACCATGCTTTGCTGAGTGAAGT CATACAGCTAATGCAGTATGTAATCTATGGCAttgcatcattttttttcttatatggaATAATCCTTTTGGCGGAAGGTTTTTATACAACAAGTGCTGTGAAGGAACTGCATGGTGAGTTCAAAACAACAGCCTGTGGCCGATGCATCAGTGGAATG TTTGTTTTCCTCACATATGTGCTTGGAGTGTCCTGGCTTGGGGTCTTTGGCTTTTCTGCTGTGCCTGTCTTTATGTTCTATAACATATGGTCAACTTGTGAAGTCATCAAATCACTCCAGACAAATATGACCGTTCCAGGGGACCAGATCTGCGTGGATGTCAGGCAATACG GTATCATCCCTTGGAATGCTGTACCAGGCAGGGTTTGTGGTCCAATTTTAGAGAACATCTGCAACACAAATGAG TTCTACATGTCCTATCACCTGTTCATTGTGGCCTGTGCTGGAGCTGGTGCCACTGTCATAGCCCTG ATCCACTTCCTCATGATACTGTCTTCTAACTGGGCCTACTTAAAGGATGCAAGCAAAATGCAAGCTTACCAAGATATCAAAGCAAAAGAAGAGCAGGAGCTTCAAGATATCCAGTCTCGGTCAAAAGAGCAACTCAATTCTTACACATAA